A genomic stretch from Helianthus annuus cultivar XRQ/B chromosome 1, HanXRQr2.0-SUNRISE, whole genome shotgun sequence includes:
- the LOC118491590 gene encoding FBD-associated F-box protein At2g26860-like — translation MDFISRLHDSLLLQILSLLPESDATRTRILSNRWKNLWSLLPILHFVMPFCWTFEEANRFHDRVDQTLALRGCMPIKRFYLYCSKYCNYDRVRDCIRNVVKCKVQDLEIRFPDDNFRFKFCWDLFKTCGSLVRLTLRGEFLLSVPDDVDVLFPCLKTVNLVSIKYSCDECFKNLISGCPVLEELYVERQIIGEVDNMESCMVISPSLKKLGLSFALSGRGDFRVVIDAPRLEHLSVVDVMSTRYSLLTKPLSLTEAHLKVRNGVVEAVASLVTCISNVKVLMLNDLALVVCLFINLQSLILLRF, via the coding sequence ATGGATTTCATAAGCAGGCTGCATGACTCACTGCTGCTTCAAATCCTCTCACTTCTCCCCGAATCTGATGCAACTCGAACGCGCATTTTGTCCAACAGATGGAAGAACCTCTGGTCGTTGCTTCCGATTCTTCATTTCGTCATGCCGTTCTGTTGGACGTTCGAAGAAGCCAACAGGTTTCATGACCGCGTTGATCAAACCCTAGCTCTTCGTGGTTGTATGCCGATCAAAAGGTTTTATCTTTACTGTTCTAAGTACTGTAATTATGATCGTGTTCGTGATTGCATTCGTAATGTTGTGAAGTGTAAAGTTCAAGACCTCGAGATTAGGTTTCCTGATGATAACTTTAGGTTTAAGTTTTGCTGGGATTTGTTTAAGACTTGTGGGTCTCTAGTTCGATTAACTTTGCGAGGTGAGTTTTTGTTAAGTGTGCCTGATGATGTTGATGTGCTGTTTCCATGTTTGAAGACGGTTAATCTTGTATCTATTAAGTATTCTTGCGATGAGTGTTTTAAGAATCTGATTTCTGGGTGTCCGGTTTTGGAAGAATTGTATGTGGAGAGACAGATCATAGGTGAGGTTGATAACATGGAGAGTTGTATGGTTATTTCACCGTCTTTGAAGAAGCTAGGGTTGTCATTTGCACTGAGTGGTAGAGGGGATTTTAGGGTTGTGATCGATGCGCCTAGACTGGAACACCTTAGTGTTGTGGATGTAATGTCGACAAGATACTCGTTGTTGACAAAACCTTTGTCGCTTACTGAGGCTCACTTGAAGGTACGGAATGGTGTAGTTGAAGCTGTTGCTTCGCTCGTGACATGCATCTCGAATGTCAAAGTATTGATGTTAAATGATTTGGCTTTGGTGGTATGTCTATTCATTAATCTTCAAAGTTTGATCCTTTTAAGGTTTTAA
- the LOC110932706 gene encoding F-box/FBD/LRR-repeat protein At3g26920, with translation MIYETVKENLRGGGTVTFSYIYDFDMPVFPNLTDIFIGLDVFRGWSMLPTFFDKMPNLEHITFLDGFLPFPHAQHTFTMGWNPPVEVPPCLRFKMKKIIIVNRETITPEELKLIKYLLKRANHLEILTINAHKIDPKRREQVLKFYRASKSCRIEFV, from the exons ATGATATATGAAACGGTCAAAGAAAACCTTCGAGGGGGTGGCACAGTG ACTTTCAGCTATATCTATGATTTTGACATGCCTGTGTTCCCTAACCTGACTGATATTTTTATTGGGCTCGATGTTTTTCGGGGCTGGAGTATGCTGCCAACCTTCTTTGACAAAATGCCTAATCTTGAGCATATTACCTTTTTGGAT GGGTTTCTACCTTTCCCTCATGCACAGCATACCTTTACCATGGGGTGGAACCCGCCAGTGGAGGTACCTCCTTGTTTGCGCTTCAAGATGAAGAAAATTATAATTGTGAATCGGGAAACTATAACACCAGAAGAGCTTAAGTTAATAAAGTATCTGTTGAAACGTGCGAATCATTTGGAGATTTTGACAATAAATGCTCATAAAATCGATCCAAAGAGACGGGAACAGGTATTGAAGTTCTACCGTGCCTCCAAATCATGTCGGATTGAATTCGTTTGA
- the LOC110880795 gene encoding F-box protein At1g19070 — protein MNLHSKEVAIKRPKPPNLDETDFISKLHDSLLLQILYLLPESDAARTRTLSNRWKNLCSFLPNLHLVMPFCSNIEQVNKFHDSVDQTLALRGGIPIQPLSLTEAHLRVSTYDGDEHVAQLVRCLSNVKVLMLNVPTLRMVKDGNKLILISILHN, from the exons ATGAATCTACACTCAAAAGAAGTTGCGATCAAGAGGCCTAAACCTCCTAACCTCGATGAAACCGATTTCATAAGCAAATTACATGACTCACTGCTGCTTCAAATCCTCTATCTCCTCCCAGAATCCGACGCAGCTCGCACACGCACTTTATCAAACAGGTGGAAGAACCTCTGCTCCTTCCTCCCCAACCTTCATTTGGTCATGCCCTTTTGTTCAAACATCGAACAAGTCAACAAGTTTCACGACTCCGTCGATCAAACCCTAGCTCTTCGGGGCGGGATTCCGATCC AACCTTTGTCGCTTACTGAGGCTCACTTGAGGGTATCAACCTATGATGGAGATGAACATGTTGCTCAGCTCGTGCGGTGCCTCTCGAATGTCAAAGTGTTGATGTTAAATGTTCCGACTTTGAGG ATGGTGAAAGACGGAAACAAATTGATTTTAATAAGCATCTTGCACAACTAA